The stretch of DNA agtctgaaatacctcttttctcaatctgatttgaatatgaggcaacgcaggtggatggatctcctgaagaattttgattgtgagattcaatatcaccttggatcggtgaatgttaccgcggatgcccttagtaggaaagtttatgattctgttCTAGCTTCTGTTtatgtcgccaaagtacacgaggatatatgtacttctggctggacttttcactcgaattggaattctgtcactgtctcaacattgcaaattgagccgaatttgatatcgaaaatacgaaaggcccaacgaagcgatgctcagatccaaaagtcgaaagaacttgtatttgcaggacatcagtctggatttcagatttcttctgatggttctttacgacttaatggtcggctggtagttcctgatgattctgatttgaaatctgcccttcttcgagaagcacattgtagcaaatacagtattcaccctggaggtcggaagatgtatttgacattgagacctcaattctggtggagacatatgaagaaggacattgctgagtttatttctaaatgtcttgtctgccagcaagtgaaagccgagagaatgaaacctggaggattactccataatctcgaAATCCCAAAATgaaattgggaacatattgctatggattttgtgactcatttacctcgttcgcccaagggctgtgatgctatttgggtcattattgatcggctttcgaaatttGCACATTTTATttcgtatgagcggacttatccttataagattatggcccgtttatacattgagaatgttgtgagactgcatggtgtaccagtctcgattgtatctgatcgtgatcccaggtttgcttctaaattctggggtagttttcaagaagcgatgggtacgcgtttggctatgagtactgtgtatcatcctcaaaccgatggccagactgagcgtactattcaaacgttagaggatatgttacgtgcgattgtgattgatttcagaatgggatggcaagatgccttaccattggttgaattttcttataataatagctttcaaacgagtattggtatggcaccgtttgaagctctatatgggagacgatgtagatcaccgttattctgggatgagattggtgagattcaattgactggacctgaaatgatacaggaaatgaacgataaggttcagttaattctgcagcggatgaaagctgctcaggatcgtcaaacgagttatgggaataaacgaagacgacccttggaattccagaaaggtgacaaagtatttttgaaaatatctccctttagaggcactgtttgATTTGACATGCGAGGGAagttatctcctcgatatgttggtccatacgagatacttgatcgagttggtgatcttgcttatcggttggcattgccaccagctttatctgccattcatgatgtgtttcatgtttctatgctgaggaagtataaaccagatccatcacatgtacttgcacctgatgaggttgaacttgatccttctctttcctatgccgaacaacctgttcgcattatggatcgaaaagaaaagaTTTTGCGTAAGAAATCGATTCCTttagttcgagtgcaatggacacggcaTGGTGTAGAGGAgtcaacgtgggaattggaaagcaagATGCGAAAATCATATCCGCACTTGTTTGGTTATattccatctgttccattgtattcaatgtatgatgatccatttactgattttagttttgatatgtactataactggtgacatattatatgtttgccaatgttatgtatatagagatgtttgagatttcgaggacgaaatcttttaagttgaggagaaatgtgagaccccgaatataaaatagcattgatgacattttcgtaaataagttgaaaaataatgaattaattttaaggcaaaatggtaattatgttatggattttaacATAATTGTCCGAATATTAGcccaaatgatttgagatttggatataacgtagaaaactcaaagatatagaagtttcatgttttgagttttgaaaaattggaTCGTTTGACTGGTCAAAAGGAATATatcgatgttaaaatgttaaatagtatatattatattatattattttattaatataatataatatagtatttaaaaaataaaaaaaataaagaaaaatgttgAGACGGTGGATTCATTTCAAATGAAATGAATCTCACTTATCTCCTCCAAATCGAGAATGGCGAAAGGAGagaaaattcatttttattttcttttcggtCTTGCGACGTAAcagtttatccaatcgacgaaccgacttcagttttgGGATCATTGACACGAGGtcgtcttcgatttgaggtataaatttcatagttttggtgatgtttgaaattcgtcgatttttggaataaatccgataaattgtgaaatcatacagaaattgaagattgttgagtagtgtatgattttaacggagtagagaagattatagtgatgttattttgaattattctcaatttattataattagagaattttaatcgttggattgagattgaagaaatatttgtcagttattattaattctgataaatatatgcggtagaataaccgacaagaaactaagtttcgaagtcggaattgaattatattatgatttggatttgatataaatttttgaagtttcaaatgatatttgaaactcatattaatgattttggagtatgttattgattggaatgagtatgttattgatgtagataaagtgtaatatcaatatcttcaggctacatcaactggaaacgaagaattgaggtatgttgcgaccggggataacatacgacaggtatctatattatatgatatatgttggattgattggactgattggattgagaacatgtgtctatatgccttaattgttgagtttatgtggcatacatgacattgagatttgaatatcgatgtataaaataaatgttttgttaacacacatcgtttgatgcatacatcgatacatgacatgcacgttgagctatgatccttggataccctgatatgatttgattggattctggggtttgtgaacacaattctatgtttggtattatatgacccttaaagcatagacatttgtggcctcgacgattgatatgagatttgggatttgatggcgcttcgtcgacgctatcatacgagtatcccttattgaggcaggtgtgccagctcgagcattgatttgatagcgattcgtttgattctgacatatactcagtggatgggcatttgacctgatacctccacgacatacatgcattgcataccatatatcattgtttagatatctgtggtatatatgattggttgttccatacggagctttgctcacccccaaggggggctgttgttgtctttgtgtgtggacaatggcaggtactccaggttatcaggagaccggagagggtacttctggagggagtcacagtttgagttgaagTTTATgctttgttcccagtatatatgtatatgtatttatataccggggcatgtcccgaggatatgagttgtttgtatatgattggttttgagttCGTGtgtgcatgtttatgatgtgagactaaatactatttttagtattcaaataagatgTTTTGGGTTCAtcgtaaagaaattttaaactcgttttccgctgtaattagttaaccctaatcagattgtgttgtaataacgattaggagctaagggcctcACAAATACCAATCTGAAATACATGTATAAGATGCACTATATCAATTTTCAACTCAACGTATGAATACCGATATGAATCTCGATGCATTTCTACGGCATAACGGTGTAGTCTTGATATACCGGCAATTTGCACATCATAAGAtcaatatcaccaattcataacaACAATGATATGCATATCATAACCCCAAAATTCTGTACTACTCATACCATATAAGCTGGAAAATCGATAACAATCTTATACGataacatttcttcgatccggtttcgattctacgaCGTCTAACATATCaataacatcatatatgaatcatatccgattctgacaatatcctaatttcaagacataacaaaacgtaataaaacttacgtccagttgaagtctgcgtcgatagaaacacagtatcAAAGTCGGATTGCAAATCTAATGGACGGATTtcacacaatcacaaatctagaCTCAAGGACTTTAACTTCTCTCGGTTGGTTTCGTTTCTCCTTGCTGGAAATCTGAAGGGAGGAATTgtactttgatatatatatatatatatatattatacatgaagaagggcaagtggcttcaCCCTAacacaacacgtctcgcgcatatgcgcgagacactatgtctcggcgcgtgtatgtctcggcagctcgcgcatatgcgcgccctcattcagcgcatatgcgcgaggtccttcacaattcttcacaactctcgggtaccctcgcgcacatgcgcggatccatgtcgcgcatatgcgcgaggtgctctgcctgcctcgcgcatatgcgccctgcccggtcgcgcatatgcgcgaggtgttctgtcctcgtaCATAATTCGGTCTTCTTTTTGTctatcccggtctgatctgtttcatctataatcacctcaatttatccacaattcatttcagattacgataatcaaattctctGGCCTTACATTCGtaatgaaaagtaatattttttacgACAAGTTGAATATTCGtctcaataaattaatttatgaaaCCATCTCATATAagattttattgttattatttattcaATAATATTCATCGGTTCTATTCAAATATTTTCCCAATCATCGTATTATTTATCTATGCATTCTCCATAGATATTAAGGCAGTGGCCCCACCAGTGGTAAGTGAACTAACACACTGACGTTTTAAATGTTTCATTGAATATAAGTTGGTAATGTTGTTCAGATTCAGCAGCGGCCTACCCCAAATAAATGCGGCCgaacaaatattatatatacacgGAATGGAGAATGTGACATTTACATTATATATTTACCCACCACAACAATCGTTATTATGTTACATATTGCCTTTTTGGTTAACTAATTGTATCCCCAACATGaaatttcttatatatattaGTTGATTTTCGAAACCTTTACATTGGTTTTTGCTTAATCAACTAatgattttatttgaaaaattaatcACAATTAGTCTAACAGTAATATTAATTGAGAGTTATATTCATCTCACATTTTTAATGGGGTGTacaaatttgattttattataataatcaaTGGAGAATAGTTTGGTTTTTTCATTTTGATAAGTTGATTgctaattataaaatttttgtgGCACCAACAGCAACAAAAAAGAGTTAGTTTTGTAGATTGTTCCACTTAATGAGATCATAAAAGAATCGTGTGACGGTTGTTTTTGATTTAATCGGCATGTCATCGACTGTTAACAAAGAATGTGGTTGGAACATGTTAGGCATGATCAGCACACACGCCCCGCATGAGCAGCAGACGTTTGCGACTTGGAAGGCATGTGTGCTGACCTCGTTGCAAAGATTTAAACATGGTTGGAGTTGTGCAGACTACGTGTTTTGATGCTGGAGCAAGCTCTCATAGCACACCATAAAGATTAATGTACTTATAATTTGATGCCGGGCAAGGGTTGGCGAAAAGAAAACGCCTTTGGGCTGGCTCTTTAGCCAACTCATTTGATCGTGTTTGTttttggtaatattttcaaagttgGAAAGAAAAGAAACTACTTGGCCTTCAAAAAACATCCATTCAAAACATAAACCAGCACAACCTGAAGTACGAATCTGGGTCTTAAtgagataaaaaaatatatgtacacTATGCAGCCCCAACCAAATCTGAGGTTTACATCCACTCAAGTATCCATGTTGAGGTCACCATCTTAGCAGTTAGCAGTAGAAGCAGCACTTTGATGGAAATGTTAAAAACAGACCGAAACAGGTGATTTTAACTATTAGCAGGCCAGAAAGCAAGAACGTTATAACAGATGAATCACAACTCAAACAAAACATTATACATTGCATCCCAGGGAGAAGTAACTTATGGTCCAGAAGATATCAAGTCTAAATTGGATAATGTAATATTGTATAAAGAGTTGTCACCTAGTAATAAGACTTGAATCATAAAATTAAGTGAAGTAGTCTCTTTAGATTCAAGTCCATCAATACCGAACATGGTCACTAATTATATACAGTTCTATTCAAAAACCAggagaaaaagaaaattaaatcgcAGTATTCGATTCTACTATATATGTACTTCTGCCCCACGTAGTTCaaaataaactttaaaattacTTAAAGATAAGTCTGAAAACAAATCAACGGGGAACAGAGcacaaatgaaaaaaattcagcAATACTAACAGGCAAGTAGAGGTGTTCCAACAAACTAAAATGCATAAGATAATACAAGATGCGAATTCGATCACAATTACAAATacgaatattaatatttttcaaaattcacAAATTAATACTCAAGAGGGCAGACGAACTCATTGCCCGGATACAGAAACTTAGCATTGGATGATATCAACCAAAGTTCTATTTCATTATATCTGCCTCTTGCTTTGCATTAGCCAATTTAACCCAAGTTGCATATCACCAAGATGCATAGGCAAAGAGAAAACACCGTTTAGACTTCAAAACATTAATAAATATTCGAAATAAGTAGAGCTTGCCAAATCTAGTGGCCTGATCAACAATCAGACTAAGACTCCATACAAGGAGTAGAAACACAAATTTGAGTCATCAAATCACCATATTTATAAAATTGTATACCACCGTTCAAAGGAAAGTTTTCCGGCACAAATCAGTTGATAGCATATCAAAACAATCATCAAAATCCATTCCAAGTTATGTAAATCACCAACTTACCATCCTATAAGCATAACCCACCAGATTATAGTGACAGCACATGAAAATATCCCAATGGAAATTACAAAAAGAGTAAAATAGAAAACTGAATAGCCAAATCGCCTCATCCACGAGGTGCTTCTGTGCATTCCTTGGCAAAGTGACCAGATTTCCCACAATTGAAGCACTTTCGTCCATCAGGGCCACCGCTAGACCTCCCAAAGCTGCCACCCCCTCTACTGTTCCCACCAACCACACATTCCCTTGATATATGCCCGGGCTCACCACAAGTAAAACAAACCCCATTACTTCCGTTCCCAAAGCCACCACCCCCTCTACTGTTCCCACCACCCACACACTCCCTTGCCATATGCCCGGGATCACCACAAGTAAAACAAACCCCGTTACTTCCGTTCCCAAAGCCGCCACCCCATCTACTGTTCCCACCACCCACACAATCCCTTGCCATATGCCCGGGATCACCACAAGTAAAACAAACCCCGTTACTTCCGTTCCCAAAGCCGCCACCCCCTCTACTGTTCCCACCACCCAAACACTCCCTTGCCATATGCCCGGGCTCACCACAAGTAAAACAAACCCCACTACTTCCGTTTCCCCGACGGTTCCCAGTAGGACACTCCCTCGCTATGTGCCCATACCCACCGCAGGTGTAACAACCACCATCATTCCCACCGATACTCCCGCCATTGCAATCCCTAGCCATATGCCCTAACTGTCCACAATTATAACACTCGCCACCGCCGCTTCGATATCCATAGTCATTCCCATTATTAGTCCTCCGACCATTATAACCATATCCACCACGGCTATCTCTGTCATTCCGCCTCCGGAAAGTGGAATCGACGGGGCCACCTCCAGGGGCCGTGACGTCAACAGCTTTGGTTTTGTCTCCATCCAGAATTATCGTGAACTCGACGGTTTGACCCTCGTACAGCGTGCGAAATCCCTCGGACTTGACGGCGGTGTGATGAACGAACAAATCTTCGCCACCTTCATCGGGTTGGATGAATCCGTACCCTTTTTGATCATTGAATCTCGCCACAACTCCTTTCGATCGAGTAACCTTCTCGTCCGCCATAACCAAAAGATGACCAGACCTCAAAACCCTAAAACCCTCTATAACGAATAATCCCCACCGTATATGGAGGCACAATTTTAGAGAACTTCAAGTAATTGCCAATAACCCCTCATATTATTCTCTAATTCTGGAAATGACCCCAACTGTTTTTAGATCAAAATATGTGTTATATTGGATTTCCATTTAATACTACTAGCAAAAAAGCACGTGGATCCGCACGTGAACCCATATTCtaaataactaaaaaataaattaatagtaaaaatatttttaatctttgcATAACGAGATCAAATCCATGAAACAACATTTCGTTCGGAAAAAGATAGATCAAAACAAATTATAAGAATTTGGAATAATGATTTATCAGATTAAGTACTAAATTGAACtaaaataacaatacaaatacaatgatgtgaaatgatttgaattgattaagCAATATAAGAGTGTAATAgaattatatgaatatattttaattaattaaacaatataagagttgaagaaaacattttagtatatgatgttgatatttatctactcattaaataaattaattggtaAATATGTTCCTAAAATGTAAAAATTACATCTTGAAAATCTAAAATAGTACTTGCTTATAATTTGGAATAATTAAGAACATATGACaacaatttttcattttaagttttattctaagaatattaatttttattgtgaatatcggtacggTTGACTCGCCTCACATATAAAAATCGTGAGACATtaatccacacttttataggttcttttttttcttattatcgttttcattatatatttctattttaaggttcttttttttcttattatcgtttaaaaaataaaatcgtgTACTCTACTGatgaattctatatatattggacattaaaaagttactaaatttgaattagaataaaatataattacttaagtataataatattttccaattcaattgattattattaaaaggctATCAATACATTAGATTTATATTGTGCTtaactttttcaaatttttcctctttttttgttaattaaaaacaataaaaaaactaatgaaaaaattgattgattttctacatatttctttctcatTTTATCAACTGTACAACAATATTTTTCTAGTATCATATCATCCAATGTATGTGGATGAACGATTCTTCGTCCTCACTTTTATATGCACTTCTGATTCAAATTTATTAACtctttttattaatattatttatattcacAATTTaggtttataaaatattatatttgttaatgcatttaaaaattaatagtttgacaaaataaatttaaaattttgattaaatataattttattttcaattcaattcattttatttagtttaaaaataatactgattattttaatttttttgtttcttcatttatcaatattaaatttagaacgaaaattattaaaatttgaaaaaaataattgatataagtattaagtaaatttaatagtatgtttatttaaaattagctCAAACATTTAAGAACATGGAGAATAAagtcaaaaacacaaaataataatcataaaatatggttaattagtattaattattaattaatggaatAAATGTGAAATTACCAAATATGTTacctaataatgaaaataagtaaACATGTGAAGGGTAATAAAATACGTTCACAATGAGAAAACTTTTCTactatccacacttttataggtatatagatttGTGAATAagctcaaatttttatttttttttttcaaattaagtgtttgttgattttttttatttaatgtgtGCTTACCTTTTTGTCAATATAATTGTCATTATATACTTGTATGTAAATAACACTACAACTACAAATAAAATGTCATGACATTATTGTTATGATTGAGTactatttgataatatataaatatgaggagacttaaataaaatagaatctatgagagtaattaaaacaattaatcattcaatttattttatttattatcaaaattagTGGGAAAAAACTtatgaaaaaattgattgattttctacatatttctttctcatTTTAGCAATTGTACAACAATATTTTTCTAGCATCACATCATCCGATGTATGTGGATGAACGATTCATTtgtccacacttttataggttcttt from Primulina tabacum isolate GXHZ01 chromosome 3, ASM2559414v2, whole genome shotgun sequence encodes:
- the LOC142539698 gene encoding uncharacterized protein LOC142539698, which translates into the protein MADEKVTRSKGVVARFNDQKGYGFIQPDEGGEDLFVHHTAVKSEGFRTLYEGQTVEFTIILDGDKTKAVDVTAPGGGPVDSTFRRRNDRDSRGGYGYNGRRTNNGNDYGYRSGGGECYNCGQLGHMARDCNGGSIGGNDGGCYTCGGYGHIARECPTGNRRGNGSSGVCFTCGEPGHMARECLGGGNSRGGGGFGNGSNGVCFTCGDPGHMARDCVGGGNSRWGGGFGNGSNGVCFTCGDPGHMARECVGGGNSRGGGGFGNGSNGVCFTCGEPGHISRECVVGGNSRGGGSFGRSSGGPDGRKCFNCGKSGHFAKECTEAPRG